In the Streptomyces spororaveus genome, GGGCACGGTGGCGCAGGACGCCAGGGCGTGCCCGGTCGCGGACAGCACGACACAGACCGCGGTGAACACCGCGGCCCGGATCAGCCGGAGGCCGGCTCCGGCGTGCGTCGCGTGGGGGTCAGACATGGCCGGGCCATCATCGCACTGCGTTCACGCACTTCATACGGCAGGTCCGGAAGGTCCGCATGAGTCCGCTCCGCGGAGACGGTCCGGTCCCGCTGGGGACCGCCGCATACACCGCTCCCCCGGAGAGCCGCGTCGGCCGAACGGGCGTATTGAGGTCTCGGACGGCCGCGGGGCGCTTACGCCCCCTCGCGGGCGGCAATAGGTAACCGTATGAGCATCTGGTGGTCTCTCCACTTGAGGCGCGAAGCCGCGAGCGTGCCGCTCGCCAGGCGACTGCTGCTGGGGACCATGGAGACCGCGGGGGTGGACCCGGACATCTCCTTCGATCTCTCGGTGGCGCTGAGCGAGGCGTGTGCGAACGCGGTGGAGCACGGCGGCGGTGGCGAAATCCCGGACGATGCCGAGGCGTACCACGTCACGGCCTATCTGGACGGAGATTGCTGCCGCATCGAGGTGACCGATTCCGGTCCGGGTTTCCCGCCCGCGACGGTGGCCCGCCGCAGACCCTCCCTGGCCGAACACGGCCGGGGTCTGCACCTGATCGCCGAGCTCTCCGACCACGTCCGCTTCCGCAACCGGCCGGGCCGCGGCGCGGTGGTGAGCTTCGACAAGATGCTGAAGTGGCGCGACGACGCGCTGCTGAAGGTGTCGTAGGCGCCGTAGGCGCCGTGGGCGTCCCGGGAAGGGAACGCCGATGGGCGAGACCCGTACAGGAATCCCGCCCACCGACACGCGACGCGCGGACGTCAGCCCTTCAGGCGTGCCATCCAGGCCTCGACCTCGGTGGAGGTGCGGGGCAGGGCGGCGGAGAGGTTCCGGTTGCCGTCCTCGGTGACGAGGATGTCGTCCTCGATCCGGACGCCGATGCCGCGGTACTCCTCGGGCACGGTCAGGTCGTCGGCCTGGAAGTAGAGACCCGGCTCGACGGTCAGGCACATGCCCGGCTCCAGGGTGCCCTCGACGTACGCCTCGGTGCGCGCGGCGGCGCAGTCGTGGACGTCCATGCCGAGCATGTGGCCGGTGCCGTGGAGGGTCCAGCGGCGCTGCAGGCCCAGCTCCAGGACGCGCTCGACCGGGCCCTCCAGCAGACCCCATTCGACGAGCTTCTCGGCCAGCACGTGCTGGGAGGCGTCGTGGAAGTCGCGGAACTTCGCACCCGGCTTGACCGCGGCGATGCCGGCTTCCTGGGACTCGTAGACGGCGTCGTAGATCTTGCGCTGGATGTCGGTGTACGTGCCGTTGATCGGCAGCGTGCGCGTGACGTCGGCGGTGTAGAGGGAGTGGGTCTCGACTCCGGCGTCGAGGAGCAGCAGGTCGCCGGAGCGGACGTCGCCGTCGTTGCGGACCCAGT is a window encoding:
- a CDS encoding ATP-binding protein; the protein is MSIWWSLHLRREAASVPLARRLLLGTMETAGVDPDISFDLSVALSEACANAVEHGGGGEIPDDAEAYHVTAYLDGDCCRIEVTDSGPGFPPATVARRRPSLAEHGRGLHLIAELSDHVRFRNRPGRGAVVSFDKMLKWRDDALLKVS